The Candidatus Schekmanbacteria bacterium genomic interval AAATTGAGATTGGCTATAGGCGAAGAAGATGCAGGGTTTGTCTGGATCTGCGGCAAACTTGAAGAGGAAACTCTTGAACTTGATGATACGGACAGAAAAGAGTTTTTAAAGGAAATGAACATAAATGAATCCGGACTTGATAAGCTTGTTAAAAGCGGATATTCGCTCCTTGATTTAATTACCTTTTTCACTACGAGAAACAAAGAGGTGAAGGCATGGACATTGAAAAAAGGGAAAACCGCTTTTGATGCTGCCGGTAGGATTCACACAGATTTTCAGAAAGGATTTATCAAAGCAGAGGTATGCAGCTTTGATGAACTTGCGGCTTTAGGCTCAGAGCATGCCTTGAGGGAAAAGGGACATATGCGTATAGAAGGAAAGGATTATCTGGTAAAGGATGGAGATATAATTCATTTCAGATTCAATGTCTGATTTTGCTGACTATGAAAAACAGAGAAATAGTAAAAGTCCTATGTTTGCCATACTGCTCTTTTTACAAGGAAGGGAAGGAGGAGATGTTATGTCTCTGTGCAGAGCTTCTCATGATGATTTTAGAGAGCGATAAGCGCGAACTTGTGCTTAATGTGCTTTTGTCTAAAGGGTCTGAGAAAAGACCTGATGAAAAAGTCTATTACCATGATAGGCAGTCATTAGAGCATCTTTGCAGTAAATGCGGGTTTTATATTACAGAATGTGATTTTACTGACCCTGATTTTAAGGGCTATTCAAATCCCTGCGGAGGATTCATGGCAATTATGAAACTGCTGAAGGCGCAGGCTGTTTCATGGGATGAAATAGTATCTGTGGTTAAAGCGTAAACTTTTAAAAAGATGTTTTAATGAAATGCGTGATTTATAAGCGCCGGCAGTCTGCATTTCGCTTAAAACTACATGCGCTCCATGCAGACCACCGCCACTTTTTTGATATAATGAGGTGCTGTTGTTTTGTTGGGTGAAATAGCATCTGTTGTTAAACTATAAATTTTTAAAAAGATGTTTTAACAAGGCACGAGATTTATAAGCGCCGGCAGTCTGCATTTCGCTTAAAACTACATGCGCTCCATGCAGACCACCAACGCTTTTTTGCAATAATTGGCTATTGTTGAAAAACTCAGGAATATTTATATTTCAGGAGAATAGATTCTTTTTAGTGGCTTGGCAGATCCCGCGGAAGGCACCTGCTGTTTAGTGCCGGAGCGGGACTGGCAAGCCGACTTAATGCAAAACTTAAATGAGTAGTTTCTAACGATATTTTGCATTTTTCCAAAGACCTGCTTGTACTTAATTGCTACATAAGTGGGACTGGCAAGCCAGCTCAATACAAAACATGGAAGAGTATTTTACGGCAGTGCTTCGAATTCTTCCAATGACTTGCACATAAGCGCAGGGTTGCTCTTCTTTTGTTCCCTGACAGTGGAATAGTTCTTTCTTCCGTAGCCATGTCCCGGATATATCTCTATTGAATCGTGAAGTGTCTTGATCTTTTTCTCTATGCTTTCGTAAAGCTGTCTGGAGCTTCCACCTGCAAGATCAGTCCTCCCGCAGTCACCTATAAACAGGGTATCCCCTGTAATCAGTTTCTCATTGTTGAGCAGTATACATATTCCTCCGGGAGTGTGGCCTGGTGTATGAATTATCTTTGCCTCAATATTTCCCACCTGTATTATGTCGTTGTCTTCAACTTCGATGATATTTGAAATCCCTTTTTTCTTAAGCGCACTGCTTTCAAGTTTATGTACAACGGCCTTTGCAGCGGTTTGAGAAATTATTTCTCCGTGCCCTCCGATGTGGTCGAAATGGGTGTGAGTTGTGAAGATATATCTGATAGTCAAGCCAGCCTTTTTTGATTCAGCGAGCAATTTATTAATATCGAAGGCAGGGTCTACCAGTGCTCCATCTCCTGTTTTATCGCATCCGAAGATATAGGCAAAATTTGCCATGGAACCTATTGGGATTTGTTTGAAGATCATGAGAGTTAATCCTCCATTATTTTTTTAATCATCTCTCTTGCCATCCTGTCGCACTCTTCATTTTCTGGATGCCCTGAATGTCCCTTCAGCCACTGCCATTTTATGTTATGCTTTTTTGACAGTGATAGCAGCTCCTCCCAGAGGTCGCGGTTTTTTACATCTTCCTTCTGCGAGTTTTTCCATCCTTTTTTTATCCAGCCTGATATCCATGATGTCATGCCAAGCACAAGGTACTGGGAGTCGGTATGAACTGTGATGTTTGAATGGTCTTTTATCCTTGATATGCCGTCAATGGCGGCCTTGAGCTCCATCCTGTTGTTGGTGGTATGTCTTTCCCCATCGGAGTATTTTTTTCTCGATTTGCCGCAGTCGATGATGACTCCGTAGCCTCCGGGTCCGGGGTTTCCGCTGCACGCTCCATCGCAGTATATATTATAGTTTGTCATTTTGTTTGGTGTTAACATTGTTTTTTAGTATAAGTAAAGAGCAGGGGAAAAATAAATAAAAAAATAAACATGGATTGAGAAAAAAGATGTCTAAATTGTTCGAAGAAGGGATCATAGGTGGCTGCATAGTCAAGAACCGCATTGTCCGTTCGGCAACAGAAGAATATATGGCTCACCCTGACGGCAGTATGCGAGAGGAATGCTTCGGTTTTTTTGAAAAGCTTGCAGCCGGCGGATGCGGTGCCATTGTTTTAGGACATGCCTTTGTCTTCACTGCCGGAAGATGCCATCCGCGCATGAAGGGCGTCCATGATGATAGAATGGTTGAGAGCTTTGCTGGAATAAAGGAATGTATAAAGAATATAGATAAACGGATTATGGTTATAGGGCAGATAAATCACGGAGGCAGGCTCTCAGACCCTGAGATAACGGAACCTGTTGCTCCTTCGGCTGTACGGCCAAGGGGGATGAAAACAGTGCCCCGTGAAATGACGCCTGATGAAATAAAAGATACAATAAATAAATTTGCCGACGCTGCTTTAAGGGTAAAAAAAGCAGGGCTTGACGGTGTACAGCTCCATGCTGCTCATGGATATCTGGTAAGCCAGTTTATGTCCCCTTATACAAACAGAAGAACTGATGAATGGGGCGGAGACACTGCCTCGCGTTTGAAGTTTCCCCGGGAGATAATCAGAAAAATCATAGAATATGTCGGGAGCGATTTCCCATTGATGGTGAAGATTAATATTGCGGATTTTGTACCGGGAGGACTCGAACCTGCAGAGGGGCTGGAAATGGTTTCGGCATTGGTTGATGAAGGGATATGTGCTGTAGAGCCTAGCTGCGCAATAGCGGAGACAAAAACGATAAATGGCGCAGCTAGACCCGGGATTACTGACAGCAAAAAAGAAGCTTATCTGTTGCCCTATGCTGATGCTTTGAAAAAAAATACAGGAGTAACTGTAATCGCAATCGGCGGGATGCGTTCTCGCACTGTTATGGAGAGGGTATTGGAGCAGGGGAGTGTAGATTATATCTCAATGAGCAGGCCTCTTATCAGGGAGCCTGATTTGCCTCAAAAAATCAGAGACGGAAAGGAACGGGCCGATTGTGTTTCCTGCAACAGCTGTTTTCAACCCGGAGATAAAGGAGTAAGATGTGTTTTTGTTAATGGAGGTGAAAAATGATTAAGGAAAAGAAAAACAAGACTTGTAAAGCCTGTAGCGGCAAGGGATATATCGAGGAGATAATAGAAAGCAGTTCAGATGTATGGGTTGATGGAGAGCCTGAAAGTCTTCCGCTGGAAAGGACTAAATGCGAGAACTGCGATGGGAAAGGTATAATTGATGAAGATAGTTAGACATAGTCCTTTCAGGAGAATTGTAATTGTACTTCTTCTCATAGCTGCAGCGGTGAGTGGAGCGTATTTTGTTTTCTCCAGGAAAGGGTCTGATATTATTACCGCATTAAGGGGCTACCAGAATCAGTACAATGTAGTTCTTATTACTATAGATACACTAAGAGCTGACAGACTTGGCTGTTATGGATATAAGAAAGATGTCTCTCCTGCAATCGACAAATTCGCCGGCGAGTCAGTCAGGTTTGAAAATGCAATAATCCAGGTTCCTTATACAGGCCCATCTCATTGCTCAATCTTGACAGGAAAATATGCGGCAAATCATGGTGTGATGAGCAACGGATATAAACTTTCACCCGATAACATCACGCTTGCCGAGGTTCTTAAAGAGTATGATTATAGCACAGGAGCGGCAATAGGAGCCTGGGTGTTGAAAAAAATGTATGACTACAATCAGGGTTTTGATTCTTATTTGGAGGACAAGAGCGGAGAAAGAAGAGCATCAAGTGTTAATAAAGACATTTTGCCCTGGATAAAAAATAACAAAAATAAAAAATTCTTCGCATGGATCCACTATTATGATGTGCATTGCGCTTATAATCCGCCAAAAAAATTCAAGGAGAAATTTGGGCAAGGCTATTCAGGTGAACTCAATCCAAAAAAGAAATGCGGTGATACCTATTATAATAAGGTACAAATGGAAGCCAGGGACGTGGAATATGTGAAAAATATGTATGATGGAGAGATAGCGTACACTGACAGTAAAATAAATGGTGTTCTGAAAAAACTTAAGAAGTGGGGACTGTTTGAGAATACAATTATAGTCATTACTTCAGATCATGGCGAAGAGCTGCATGAGCATGGTAAGTTCGGGCATGATTACGCGCTTTGCGATTACGAGGTCAAGGTTCCACTGATCATCCATTATCCCGGCATGAAATTATCCAACAGAGTTGTTTCCGAACAGGTTGACAGCATTTCTATAATGCCGACCATACTTGAGTTGTTAGGTATTCCCTCTCCTGACGGAATAGACGGCAAAAGTTTTGCGAATTTGCTGAAAGGCGAAGGATACAAAGAAGAGCCCGCATATATGAGGCTTGCGTTTGAGAAAAACACTGAACATGAATATGCAGTGAGAACCAGAGATTTTAAGCTGCTTGCGGTTAAAGGCAAAGGTAAGGAGTTGTACAACCTTAAAGATGACCCTAATGAGGATAATAATTTAGTTTCCCGTATTAATGAGTTCCCGGCTGCAGCAGCATTGTCTGATTCTCTGGATAAATTTATGGCAAATGAAGAAAAAGCAAACATTGAGCATCAACAGAATATTCAGGGCGAAACAGTTGAAAAGCTGAAGTCACTCGGTTACCTGCAATAAAATTCTGTGTTATCAGAGGTCAGTCTATGTTCTCATCAATATAGGAGCCAAGAGCAAGCTTTCTAAGCTCATGAAGGCTTGATGTGTGATAAGGATAATTCGTACCAATAACCGTAAAATCTATTTTTCCCCCGTCGGACAGTG includes:
- a CDS encoding MBL fold metallo-hydrolase, yielding MIFKQIPIGSMANFAYIFGCDKTGDGALVDPAFDINKLLAESKKAGLTIRYIFTTHTHFDHIGGHGEIISQTAAKAVVHKLESSALKKKGISNIIEVEDNDIIQVGNIEAKIIHTPGHTPGGICILLNNEKLITGDTLFIGDCGRTDLAGGSSRQLYESIEKKIKTLHDSIEIYPGHGYGRKNYSTVREQKKSNPALMCKSLEEFEALP
- the rnhA gene encoding ribonuclease HI, with the protein product MTNYNIYCDGACSGNPGPGGYGVIIDCGKSRKKYSDGERHTTNNRMELKAAIDGISRIKDHSNITVHTDSQYLVLGMTSWISGWIKKGWKNSQKEDVKNRDLWEELLSLSKKHNIKWQWLKGHSGHPENEECDRMAREMIKKIMED
- a CDS encoding NADH:flavin oxidoreductase, which encodes MSKLFEEGIIGGCIVKNRIVRSATEEYMAHPDGSMREECFGFFEKLAAGGCGAIVLGHAFVFTAGRCHPRMKGVHDDRMVESFAGIKECIKNIDKRIMVIGQINHGGRLSDPEITEPVAPSAVRPRGMKTVPREMTPDEIKDTINKFADAALRVKKAGLDGVQLHAAHGYLVSQFMSPYTNRRTDEWGGDTASRLKFPREIIRKIIEYVGSDFPLMVKINIADFVPGGLEPAEGLEMVSALVDEGICAVEPSCAIAETKTINGAARPGITDSKKEAYLLPYADALKKNTGVTVIAIGGMRSRTVMERVLEQGSVDYISMSRPLIREPDLPQKIRDGKERADCVSCNSCFQPGDKGVRCVFVNGGEK
- a CDS encoding sulfatase, translating into MKIVRHSPFRRIVIVLLLIAAAVSGAYFVFSRKGSDIITALRGYQNQYNVVLITIDTLRADRLGCYGYKKDVSPAIDKFAGESVRFENAIIQVPYTGPSHCSILTGKYAANHGVMSNGYKLSPDNITLAEVLKEYDYSTGAAIGAWVLKKMYDYNQGFDSYLEDKSGERRASSVNKDILPWIKNNKNKKFFAWIHYYDVHCAYNPPKKFKEKFGQGYSGELNPKKKCGDTYYNKVQMEARDVEYVKNMYDGEIAYTDSKINGVLKKLKKWGLFENTIIVITSDHGEELHEHGKFGHDYALCDYEVKVPLIIHYPGMKLSNRVVSEQVDSISIMPTILELLGIPSPDGIDGKSFANLLKGEGYKEEPAYMRLAFEKNTEHEYAVRTRDFKLLAVKGKGKELYNLKDDPNEDNNLVSRINEFPAAAALSDSLDKFMANEEKANIEHQQNIQGETVEKLKSLGYLQ